A genomic stretch from Candidatus Flexicrinis proximus includes:
- a CDS encoding LCP family protein yields the protein MRKAIIVVLLLLIVPVVSAQPVVDDVIPDPMPLAERPEGDDMSVFLLIGAGNNSLQEKAGLTDMLMLVAVNRTRGTASMLHIPRDYWAFVPGFGMHKINQAFYMGETHEVEGGGIEVLRQTLEYNLGINVDYYAAIDFNGFLGVIDQIGGVRIPVDCIIQDYKLKSRELDKRVADNYELFTLPIGVHTLDADTALWYIRSRVTSSDLDRGRRTQDILRAVWRKVRSENMLTSLPALWDSVSRYLYTDLTLTDLLGYVPFALNVDADRIEQYRFKMGTHIQNALGPAPDYQSILAPIDREAVAELVEDFLTPPTRNQITLAGLRIEVINSGGVNGMATVAADRLSQEGFSPTISAESTHYRDFTAIYDFTGQERGSPIPTFQRLFRVTADGVITQPDPNRTVDYKIYVGNTYSVWACTRNVIQPKWPPEDVETPTPTP from the coding sequence ATGCGTAAGGCCATTATTGTCGTACTCCTGCTCTTGATCGTCCCGGTGGTTTCCGCGCAGCCGGTCGTGGATGATGTAATTCCCGATCCGATGCCGCTGGCGGAGCGCCCCGAAGGCGACGATATGAGCGTGTTTCTGCTGATCGGCGCGGGCAACAACAGCCTGCAGGAAAAAGCAGGGCTGACCGACATGCTGATGCTGGTCGCGGTCAACCGCACCCGCGGCACGGCGTCAATGCTGCACATCCCGCGCGATTATTGGGCGTTTGTGCCCGGCTTCGGGATGCACAAGATCAACCAGGCCTTCTATATGGGCGAGACACACGAGGTCGAAGGCGGCGGTATCGAGGTGCTGAGACAGACGCTCGAATATAACCTGGGCATCAACGTCGACTACTACGCGGCAATCGATTTCAACGGGTTTCTGGGCGTGATCGACCAGATCGGCGGCGTGCGAATTCCGGTGGACTGCATCATTCAGGATTACAAGCTCAAGAGCCGCGAACTGGATAAGCGCGTGGCCGATAACTACGAACTGTTCACCCTGCCGATCGGCGTGCATACGCTCGACGCAGACACGGCGCTGTGGTATATCCGCAGCCGTGTGACCAGCAGTGACCTTGACCGCGGGCGGCGGACTCAGGACATCCTGCGCGCGGTCTGGCGCAAGGTGCGGAGCGAGAATATGCTCACCAGCCTGCCGGCGCTGTGGGACTCAGTCTCTCGCTATCTGTATACCGACCTCACGCTGACCGACCTGCTCGGCTACGTGCCGTTTGCGCTGAACGTGGACGCCGATCGCATCGAGCAGTACCGGTTCAAGATGGGCACGCATATCCAGAACGCACTCGGTCCCGCACCGGATTACCAGTCGATCCTGGCGCCGATCGATCGCGAAGCCGTGGCCGAACTGGTCGAAGACTTTCTGACGCCGCCAACGCGAAATCAAATCACGCTGGCCGGGCTGCGAATCGAGGTCATCAACAGCGGCGGCGTGAACGGCATGGCGACCGTCGCTGCTGACCGGCTGTCGCAGGAAGGCTTCTCGCCAACCATCAGCGCCGAAAGCACGCATTACCGCGATTTCACCGCGATCTACGACTTTACCGGCCAGGAGCGCGGTAGTCCGATCCCGACATTCCAGCGCCTGTTCCGCGTTACGGCCGATGGCGTGATCACGCAGCCCGACCCGAACCGGACAGTCGACTACAAGATTTACGTCGGCAACACCTACAGCGTGTGGGCCTGCACCCGCAACGTGATCCAGCCCAAGTGGCCGCCGGAGGACGTCGAGACGCCGACGCCCACGCCTTAA
- a CDS encoding N-acetyltransferase, with amino-acid sequence MPLTTRLATPDDSEAIARIYNQGIEDRVGTFETRLRSRVDIEKWFDGVHPIVVVERDGEIIAFASTSIYRARDCYAAIAEYSVYVARDMRGQGAGRAALLALFDAAREAGFYKLISRIFVENAASRKLMAALGFREVGTYIKHGQLDGVWRDVVIVEKLL; translated from the coding sequence ATGCCGCTTACCACCCGCCTTGCGACCCCCGACGACTCGGAGGCCATCGCCCGCATCTACAATCAGGGTATCGAAGACCGCGTGGGTACCTTCGAAACACGGCTGCGGTCGCGCGTGGATATCGAAAAATGGTTCGACGGCGTGCATCCCATCGTGGTTGTCGAGCGTGACGGGGAAATCATCGCATTTGCCTCGACCAGCATTTACCGTGCCCGTGACTGCTATGCCGCTATCGCCGAGTATTCGGTGTATGTCGCCCGTGACATGCGGGGACAGGGCGCCGGGCGCGCGGCGCTGCTCGCCCTCTTCGATGCCGCGCGCGAGGCGGGTTTTTATAAGTTGATCTCGCGTATCTTTGTCGAAAACGCCGCCAGCCGTAAGCTCATGGCTGCGCTCGGCTTCCGCGAAGTCGGTACTTATATCAAGCACGGCCAACTCGACGGCGTCTGGCGCGACGTGGTGATCGTTGAGAAACTACTCTAA
- a CDS encoding thioredoxin domain-containing protein, translating into MRKFVLQFTLLIILSLVLSGVSGAQRGSSATGLPLGVLSRLADQVPQDALLYAGIRTDADSISAFNTLISELATGLRGVPQTTVEELFGSTGVSFDEIRPWLGDAIALAVLPRNDDSYSDVAIIMVVHLADRAAAEAYLTPQLGSTAVEWRDDLLIVGDPEGLALLDIAAPSLIDNPLYAGPAGALDAPSYAGLIYLDMPVLIARNGSNSYYSDGDFDESLFKAVMLRLVGTTAIGFTRAENGDLLMDVVTGAPNLNGVRPLGLPLQPPQAANSEALAFVPHDAFAVLQGNNLSGPAVDLWDTFGGLYIDAAMEFMWDEMPRDYSPHGAETMRGLIEEMDPRQVADLIFGNLLGLTLSDLQNWSSSDYVLFAQLNPEWQPSDSATGVLPIEAAGVFRVGRPEQSIAAFENLARTLHLLRDSSGGWEYADLRVTRTEALRRLDVVLYPDGRDDTSVTISLAVSGEMAVLGTSGAVDSALAQAGEVTAPWLLEAAANFRPESAVNGVFQPSVFAPAAAAMLYDTRTADEIRPYLAKLGALSFSVQVAPDYAMFTRFAITLNTAGEMETILGRPTLQPVDRSGAINATQTALAQNMPTAAPVILATPTFTPLPTLTPLPRATEPSSDTGFGAFRGPDGAFSIGLPAGNPTLIVFADWACPHCQNYHPTVEEFLATDVVSGLANFEHRTLPTAGGDSTRVAANLAECVEQARPGEFPAVSNALYDIAFNNFGAYNRAESLAAELGSRFSLDSAELLACSQIVAQAATDLSYASLMGIGSTPALLVRGTDGAIYPVDDRSLEGIRSVLADARAAVPSANTDTTPADAGQVADIVATQAMIGRQTPTPTP; encoded by the coding sequence ATGCGCAAGTTTGTCTTGCAGTTCACGCTATTGATAATCCTTTCACTCGTGCTTTCCGGAGTTAGCGGCGCACAGCGCGGATCATCGGCGACGGGTTTACCGCTGGGAGTGCTATCGCGCCTGGCAGACCAGGTGCCACAGGATGCCCTGCTTTATGCGGGCATCCGTACCGACGCCGATTCGATATCCGCGTTCAACACCCTCATTTCAGAGCTCGCAACAGGATTGCGCGGCGTGCCGCAGACAACCGTCGAAGAACTGTTCGGATCAACGGGCGTATCTTTCGACGAAATCCGCCCGTGGCTGGGCGACGCTATCGCGCTGGCAGTACTGCCCCGCAACGACGATTCCTACAGCGATGTTGCGATAATCATGGTCGTGCACCTTGCCGACCGTGCCGCAGCCGAAGCCTACCTGACGCCGCAGCTCGGCTCGACAGCCGTAGAATGGCGCGACGACCTGTTGATCGTGGGCGACCCGGAAGGGCTGGCACTCCTGGACATAGCCGCGCCGTCGCTGATCGATAACCCGTTGTATGCCGGGCCGGCCGGCGCACTCGATGCTCCCAGTTATGCCGGATTGATCTACCTGGATATGCCGGTGCTGATCGCACGGAACGGCAGCAACAGCTACTACTCCGATGGCGACTTCGATGAGTCACTCTTTAAGGCAGTGATGCTGCGGCTGGTCGGGACGACGGCCATTGGCTTTACGCGGGCGGAGAACGGCGATCTGTTGATGGATGTTGTGACAGGCGCGCCTAATCTTAACGGCGTTCGTCCGCTGGGTTTGCCCTTGCAGCCGCCGCAGGCAGCCAACAGCGAAGCCCTGGCATTTGTGCCGCACGACGCGTTTGCAGTGCTGCAGGGGAATAACCTTTCCGGCCCGGCTGTCGACTTATGGGATACATTCGGCGGGCTGTATATCGATGCGGCCATGGAGTTCATGTGGGATGAGATGCCCCGTGACTACAGCCCGCACGGCGCAGAGACGATGCGAGGTCTGATTGAGGAAATGGATCCGCGGCAGGTTGCCGATCTCATTTTCGGGAATCTGCTCGGTCTGACGTTGAGCGATCTGCAGAACTGGTCGTCGTCTGACTACGTGCTGTTCGCGCAGCTTAATCCAGAGTGGCAACCCAGTGATTCCGCAACAGGGGTCTTACCAATCGAAGCAGCCGGGGTATTCCGAGTCGGCAGACCGGAACAATCGATCGCCGCCTTCGAGAATCTGGCCCGGACGCTGCATCTGCTGCGCGACAGCAGCGGCGGGTGGGAATACGCGGACCTGCGCGTCACGCGGACGGAAGCACTGCGCCGGCTGGATGTCGTGCTGTATCCCGACGGGCGCGACGACACTTCGGTGACCATCTCGCTGGCGGTCAGCGGAGAGATGGCTGTGCTCGGAACGTCCGGCGCCGTTGACTCGGCGCTGGCACAGGCGGGTGAAGTGACTGCACCGTGGCTGCTGGAAGCGGCCGCGAACTTCCGCCCCGAGTCGGCGGTGAATGGCGTGTTCCAGCCGTCGGTATTCGCGCCAGCGGCAGCCGCAATGCTCTACGACACAAGGACTGCCGACGAAATTCGGCCGTATCTGGCAAAATTGGGCGCCCTGTCGTTCAGCGTGCAGGTCGCACCCGACTATGCGATGTTCACACGCTTCGCGATCACCCTGAACACCGCCGGCGAGATGGAAACCATATTAGGGCGACCGACGCTGCAGCCGGTTGACAGGTCTGGCGCGATCAACGCGACACAGACCGCGCTGGCGCAGAATATGCCAACGGCTGCGCCTGTAATCCTCGCCACCCCCACCTTTACGCCGCTGCCGACTTTGACCCCGCTTCCGCGCGCGACCGAACCAAGCAGCGACACCGGATTCGGGGCATTCCGCGGACCGGATGGCGCATTCTCGATTGGCTTGCCCGCTGGAAATCCAACGCTCATCGTGTTCGCGGACTGGGCTTGTCCGCACTGCCAGAATTACCATCCGACCGTCGAGGAATTCCTGGCCACTGATGTAGTGAGCGGCCTGGCAAACTTCGAGCACCGCACGCTGCCAACGGCCGGAGGCGACTCGACGCGAGTTGCGGCAAACCTGGCCGAGTGTGTCGAGCAGGCACGGCCGGGAGAATTCCCGGCAGTCAGTAACGCGCTGTATGACATCGCATTCAACAATTTCGGCGCGTATAACCGGGCCGAGTCGCTGGCGGCAGAACTTGGCAGCCGTTTTTCCCTCGACAGCGCCGAACTGCTGGCCTGCAGTCAGATCGTGGCGCAGGCAGCGACCGATCTCAGCTATGCCTCGTTGATGGGTATCGGTTCGACACCGGCGCTGCTGGTGCGTGGCACAGATGGCGCAATCTATCCCGTGGACGACCGGTCATTGGAAGGAATCCGCAGTGTGCTGGCCGACGCGCGCGCCGCGGTCCCCAGTGCGAATACGGACACCACACCGGCGGACGCTGGACAGGTGGCGGATATCGTAGCGACGCAGGCGATGATCGGCCGTCAGACACCAACGCCCACGCCGTAG
- a CDS encoding protein kinase: protein MHVGEIIKDYQVIERIGRGGMADVWSARDGKLNRMVAVKTIAHGLSPDADPVGMFKREAETIANLEHPNILPIYDFGEHNGSLYIVMRYVSGGSLAGWLERGQISLDDALRVMTAMAQALDYAHARGVIHLDLKPQNILLDSHKAPYLADFGLATALDPQGRAINPGSGTLLYMAPEQLTSDSLDKRADIYSFAIMGFHMLNGKLPFDGLSPMVMKQLQFQSELPEIPSMPPRVSEVLRRSAALDPGTRHDSLMALVDELRAALSLTQATTVGAPSEAIPGVAPELQEAAAIYQRARAAWDGGNGRFILGVTDFMVMETTYSDTENNGLEFDDFGRQMLLRGALEYGINLDTWWAALDDTNRRWVCLHAVRSANAPARIRAMRRLELLQDDEPPRIPRLIAQSLQVETDDEAKLAALHLLSARASRRISTTPVLPELTQTMTRALMTLARVETRELPPDEWLPTTYGPEVDLLIAEMALDPSQPLISEAAARTVASIRSEAAVKYMADQQRVGRKGALRALALVRDQAPNLPNTVSPGGRFYAWGANSLRRMTSRPLGITWRFIFAVIGASLARGWQMWTTYDLPVSVLQPTRIANTMAFGLAFAVFVGVVILFADEIPSRLRGFWKWPLRAAFAFGLGTLFGALTWAMDSYLYLQLTDFHWDLMLFGGFGMAVGFAFNSLLHLRAWTAVVITAVAVYLPVFAAYNNHCSQLSICPESPAFSVGPVAGIGLVFGLFCGIILRLQTAKPRWKMPIDLSSRTWAIAAVFLGAAWAVAIPSVYQLGSTSAPLTWLGVFGFALFGMMPGVFAGYGLNWQGRLGFSLTSIILFTVLLAQINPALQARGPLPVSDSLFYMRYNFDAGMYENNQIFYATIPFALLIALGGHAQLIIREIRESVQSYRARYLAASAQKSGLTEFLNRPKAALPDTATLMDAVRQAKEELGRTGALNANTARVGATDVLEMGTAMGIRHDKPLDAPTGKIESDTQAEVRKVQESDK, encoded by the coding sequence ATGCATGTTGGCGAGATCATCAAGGACTACCAGGTCATCGAACGCATCGGCCGCGGCGGCATGGCGGACGTGTGGTCGGCGCGAGACGGCAAACTCAACCGCATGGTCGCGGTGAAGACCATCGCGCACGGCCTCTCGCCAGATGCTGATCCAGTCGGCATGTTCAAACGCGAAGCGGAAACCATCGCCAACCTGGAACACCCGAACATCCTGCCGATTTACGATTTCGGCGAACACAATGGCAGCCTGTACATCGTTATGCGTTACGTATCGGGGGGTTCACTGGCAGGCTGGCTGGAGCGCGGCCAGATATCACTCGATGATGCGCTGCGCGTGATGACCGCGATGGCGCAGGCGCTCGATTATGCACACGCGCGCGGCGTGATCCACCTGGACCTCAAACCGCAGAATATCCTGCTGGACAGCCACAAAGCGCCATATCTGGCAGACTTTGGTCTGGCGACCGCCCTTGATCCGCAGGGCCGGGCCATCAACCCCGGCAGCGGAACGCTATTGTACATGGCACCCGAACAGCTCACATCCGATTCGCTGGACAAGCGCGCGGATATCTACAGTTTCGCCATCATGGGATTTCACATGCTGAACGGGAAGCTGCCGTTCGATGGGCTTTCGCCAATGGTGATGAAGCAGCTTCAGTTCCAGTCGGAGCTGCCTGAGATCCCTTCGATGCCGCCAAGAGTGAGCGAAGTCCTGCGGCGGAGCGCGGCGTTAGACCCCGGAACACGGCACGACAGTCTGATGGCGCTGGTGGACGAGCTGCGCGCGGCATTGAGCCTGACGCAGGCGACCACGGTTGGCGCTCCGAGTGAAGCTATCCCTGGTGTCGCGCCGGAGCTTCAGGAAGCGGCGGCGATCTATCAGCGTGCGCGCGCCGCGTGGGATGGAGGGAATGGGCGATTCATTCTCGGCGTTACCGACTTCATGGTGATGGAGACGACTTATTCCGATACCGAAAATAACGGGCTGGAATTCGACGATTTTGGCCGTCAGATGCTGCTGCGTGGCGCGTTGGAGTATGGGATCAATCTCGATACATGGTGGGCGGCACTCGACGACACTAACCGGAGGTGGGTGTGCCTGCATGCCGTCCGCAGCGCAAACGCGCCGGCACGAATCCGGGCGATGCGCCGGCTCGAACTGCTGCAGGACGACGAACCGCCGCGAATCCCGCGGCTGATCGCGCAGTCCCTGCAGGTCGAGACCGACGACGAGGCCAAACTCGCGGCGCTGCATCTGCTCTCGGCAAGGGCCAGCCGCCGCATAAGCACGACGCCGGTCCTCCCTGAACTCACTCAAACGATGACACGCGCGCTGATGACGCTGGCCCGGGTTGAAACGCGCGAACTCCCCCCGGACGAGTGGCTCCCCACGACCTACGGACCTGAAGTCGATCTGCTGATTGCGGAGATGGCGCTTGACCCGTCACAACCGTTGATCAGCGAAGCGGCCGCGCGCACGGTCGCAAGTATCCGTTCGGAGGCCGCGGTGAAATATATGGCGGACCAGCAGCGGGTGGGACGCAAGGGCGCTCTACGCGCGCTGGCCCTTGTGCGCGATCAGGCGCCAAACCTGCCAAACACGGTCAGTCCGGGCGGCAGATTTTACGCGTGGGGCGCCAACAGCCTGCGCCGAATGACCAGTCGACCACTCGGAATTACGTGGCGGTTCATCTTCGCGGTCATCGGGGCATCGCTGGCGCGCGGCTGGCAGATGTGGACGACCTACGATCTGCCGGTCAGCGTGCTTCAGCCGACCCGTATCGCCAATACGATGGCTTTTGGGTTGGCGTTTGCCGTATTTGTCGGAGTGGTGATCCTGTTCGCCGACGAGATTCCGTCGCGGCTGCGCGGCTTCTGGAAGTGGCCGCTTCGGGCTGCATTCGCCTTCGGACTTGGAACGCTGTTTGGCGCGCTGACCTGGGCAATGGACAGCTACCTGTATTTGCAGCTTACCGATTTCCATTGGGATCTGATGTTGTTCGGCGGATTCGGCATGGCAGTCGGCTTCGCTTTCAATTCGCTGCTGCACCTGCGGGCGTGGACAGCGGTTGTAATCACAGCGGTGGCGGTCTATCTGCCAGTGTTCGCCGCATACAACAACCACTGCAGCCAGTTGAGCATCTGCCCGGAGTCACCCGCATTCTCGGTCGGGCCGGTGGCTGGGATCGGACTGGTATTTGGCCTGTTCTGCGGGATCATCCTGCGGCTGCAGACCGCAAAGCCGCGCTGGAAGATGCCTATCGACCTGTCATCGCGCACATGGGCGATCGCAGCCGTATTCCTGGGCGCAGCGTGGGCGGTGGCTATCCCGTCAGTCTATCAGCTCGGAAGTACCAGTGCGCCGCTGACGTGGCTGGGAGTATTCGGGTTCGCCCTGTTTGGAATGATGCCGGGCGTATTCGCCGGCTACGGCCTGAACTGGCAGGGCCGGCTCGGGTTCTCGCTGACCAGCATCATCCTGTTTACCGTCCTTCTGGCGCAAATCAACCCGGCACTGCAGGCCCGGGGGCCGCTGCCCGTATCCGACTCGCTGTTCTACATGCGATACAATTTCGATGCTGGCATGTATGAGAACAACCAAATCTTTTATGCGACGATCCCGTTTGCGCTGCTGATCGCGCTGGGCGGGCATGCGCAGCTGATCATCCGTGAAATCCGCGAGTCAGTGCAGAGCTACCGGGCACGCTATCTCGCTGCCAGCGCACAGAAATCCGGCCTGACTGAGTTCCTGAACCGTCCGAAAGCGGCACTGCCTGACACGGCTACGCTGATGGATGCGGTACGCCAGGCAAAGGAAGAACTGGGCCGGACCGGAGCGCTGAACGCCAATACCGCGCGGGTCGGCGCGACCGATGTGCTGGAGATGGGGACGGCGATGGGAATCCGGCACGATAAGCCACTCGATGCCCCAACCGGCAAAATCGAGAGCGATACACAGGCTGAGGTGCGAAAAGTTCAGGAGTCGGACAAGTAG
- a CDS encoding GNAT family N-acetyltransferase has product MPDTFILRPMTTADGEAVRHLMEDDPETSGMQITTRFRVDPVTAWKTLKPNMVGAVATEGETVLGAATVAFEDVKYNGRVLPSAFLENLKVQQAARGKGVGSALAQWRVDQARSRFAEDGVIVTHTSTDNIASQNTMKKWANQFFSPLTLAIRPILRRKPPDPTGLSVHAAEERDYEEIAARSNRFYEDFQLYSVMSPDWLQSYIDPAPHVYGYFVVRDASGAQVAGAMTSLRAALMYDEIRRMPRVLKLVNDRLLNIVPSDGMLRSMEVNFLWYERLDAGRYLWNTLRWMFRDQVGTVTANFDARSRLHDAFQVNPWHMPKISVVVALHGPEMMDTSKPVCGTLRG; this is encoded by the coding sequence ATGCCGGACACATTCATCCTGCGCCCGATGACAACTGCCGACGGCGAGGCGGTGCGCCACCTGATGGAAGACGATCCCGAAACCAGCGGGATGCAGATCACGACCCGTTTCAGGGTCGATCCGGTGACGGCGTGGAAGACGCTGAAGCCGAATATGGTCGGCGCGGTGGCGACCGAGGGCGAGACGGTACTCGGCGCGGCGACGGTCGCCTTCGAGGACGTGAAGTACAACGGCCGCGTGTTGCCATCTGCATTTCTCGAAAACCTGAAAGTGCAGCAGGCCGCGCGCGGCAAAGGCGTCGGCAGTGCACTCGCGCAGTGGCGGGTTGATCAGGCGCGAAGCCGCTTTGCCGAGGACGGCGTGATCGTTACCCATACATCGACGGACAACATCGCCTCTCAGAACACGATGAAGAAGTGGGCAAACCAGTTCTTCAGCCCGTTGACGCTGGCGATCCGGCCTATCCTGCGCCGCAAGCCACCCGACCCAACGGGGTTAAGCGTTCACGCGGCTGAGGAGCGCGATTACGAGGAAATCGCCGCGCGTTCAAACCGCTTCTACGAGGATTTTCAGCTTTACAGCGTCATGTCGCCAGACTGGCTGCAATCGTATATCGATCCGGCCCCGCATGTTTACGGCTATTTCGTCGTACGGGATGCATCCGGGGCACAGGTTGCGGGGGCAATGACGAGCCTGCGTGCGGCGCTGATGTACGATGAAATCCGCCGGATGCCGCGCGTGTTGAAACTGGTGAACGACCGCCTGCTGAATATTGTGCCGAGCGACGGCATGCTGCGGTCGATGGAAGTCAATTTCCTGTGGTATGAGCGGCTCGATGCGGGGCGGTATCTTTGGAATACGCTGCGCTGGATGTTTCGCGATCAGGTGGGGACCGTCACAGCGAATTTCGACGCGCGGAGCCGCCTGCATGACGCCTTTCAGGTCAATCCGTGGCACATGCCGAAAATCTCAGTGGTGGTCGCGCTGCACGGGCCGGAGATGATGGACACGAGCAAGCCGGTCTGCGGTACACTACGCGGATAG
- the rbsK gene encoding ribokinase has translation MTARIVVVGSFNMDLTTYVQRMPRPGETVMGDRFVTGPGGKGSNQAIAAARLGAEVTFVGRVGQDSFGETALKMWRDNGVDTRYVVVDPDRATGVAPILVEAGGENMIVVALGANLALSTADVDAAIEAIKSADMLVTGLEIPPATAAYALTVAKANGVRTILNPAPASALPDTTVADADYLTPNETELEVLTGLGTGVVERAARMLFKRPDQTVIVTMGGAGTRYFTANEEGHVPVFQVDVVDTTGAGDSFTAAVAVALGEGLALPDAVRFGNAAAALCVTKPGTASSMPYRAEVDTLLKA, from the coding sequence ATGACCGCAAGAATCGTTGTTGTCGGCAGTTTCAATATGGACCTGACCACCTACGTTCAGCGCATGCCACGCCCCGGCGAGACGGTCATGGGCGACAGGTTCGTCACAGGCCCCGGCGGCAAAGGCTCGAACCAGGCGATCGCCGCGGCGCGGCTGGGCGCGGAGGTCACCTTCGTCGGACGGGTCGGGCAGGATAGCTTTGGCGAGACTGCGCTGAAGATGTGGCGCGATAACGGCGTCGATACGCGTTATGTGGTCGTCGATCCCGACCGTGCGACTGGCGTCGCCCCGATTCTGGTTGAGGCCGGCGGCGAGAACATGATCGTCGTGGCGCTGGGGGCAAACCTGGCCTTGAGTACGGCAGACGTCGATGCTGCGATCGAGGCGATCAAATCTGCCGATATGCTGGTAACCGGGCTCGAGATCCCGCCAGCCACCGCCGCATACGCACTGACGGTCGCCAAAGCCAACGGCGTCCGCACAATCCTCAACCCTGCCCCGGCATCCGCCCTGCCAGACACGACGGTGGCAGACGCGGATTATCTGACACCCAACGAAACCGAACTGGAAGTGCTGACCGGACTCGGCACCGGCGTGGTCGAACGCGCGGCCCGGATGCTGTTCAAACGCCCTGACCAGACCGTGATCGTGACGATGGGCGGTGCCGGAACGCGGTACTTTACAGCCAACGAAGAGGGACATGTGCCGGTATTTCAGGTGGACGTGGTCGATACGACCGGCGCAGGCGACTCGTTTACGGCAGCGGTGGCAGTCGCCCTCGGCGAGGGCCTGGCGCTGCCCGATGCGGTGCGTTTCGGCAACGCTGCCGCCGCGCTGTGCGTGACCAAACCTGGCACGGCGTCCAGCATGCCCTACCGTGCCGAAGTGGATACCCTGCTGAAGGCGTAA
- a CDS encoding Zn-dependent hydrolase, whose translation MTLADVRINADRLRADFEAVADIGATIAGGVSRLALSNEDLEARAWFANRLDDAGLLVRDDDAGNISGVLLMTGNPSGRSFLVGSHLDSSVNGGKYDGSVGVLAGLECLRTIQESGLRLPVNLEVINFTDQEGAWQSLMGSRALTGKLPDFTAREGEDQSAFRAALFRAGIYISDLQKAKRKPEDVAGFLELHIEQGARLWRSGIRLGVVSGIVGRTTYHLTFLGEAGHSGTTAPDSRKDALHGAAAFITEAHRWVQNGFKEGIFNAGNITVEPGAFNTIPSKTVLTVEVRHPEESTLTVMEDQMLALAADVARQFHLRLTSRRVVHMPAAKMSDWAVDSIESSCKYLDVSSYMRMVSYAGHDAQMLSDFAPTGMIFVPSVEGLSHNPREFTEWEDVVLGANVLLHTLIEMAERV comes from the coding sequence ATGACACTAGCCGATGTACGCATTAACGCCGACCGGTTGCGCGCGGATTTCGAGGCGGTCGCCGATATTGGCGCGACCATCGCGGGTGGAGTCAGCCGGCTTGCCCTGAGCAACGAGGACCTCGAAGCACGCGCGTGGTTCGCCAACCGACTGGACGATGCCGGACTGCTGGTGCGGGACGACGACGCAGGCAATATCAGCGGTGTGCTGCTGATGACAGGCAACCCATCGGGGCGGTCGTTCCTGGTCGGCTCCCATCTCGACTCATCGGTCAACGGCGGAAAATACGACGGCTCGGTCGGCGTATTGGCCGGGCTGGAATGCCTTCGAACTATTCAGGAGTCCGGCCTGCGACTGCCCGTCAACCTCGAGGTCATCAACTTTACAGACCAGGAAGGCGCGTGGCAGTCATTGATGGGCAGCCGTGCGCTAACAGGGAAACTTCCGGACTTCACCGCCCGGGAAGGCGAAGATCAGAGCGCCTTCCGGGCGGCTTTGTTTAGAGCTGGTATCTACATCAGCGACCTGCAGAAGGCAAAACGCAAACCGGAAGACGTCGCGGGGTTCCTCGAACTGCACATCGAACAGGGCGCGCGGCTGTGGCGCAGCGGGATCCGATTGGGTGTAGTGAGCGGGATTGTGGGTCGAACCACCTACCACCTCACGTTCCTGGGTGAAGCGGGACACAGCGGCACGACCGCGCCAGACAGCCGGAAGGATGCGCTGCACGGCGCGGCGGCCTTCATCACGGAAGCCCACCGCTGGGTACAAAACGGGTTCAAGGAAGGCATTTTCAACGCAGGCAACATCACCGTTGAGCCGGGAGCCTTCAATACGATCCCGTCCAAGACCGTCCTGACGGTCGAAGTACGCCACCCCGAGGAATCCACGCTCACGGTCATGGAAGACCAGATGCTGGCGCTGGCAGCAGATGTCGCCAGGCAGTTTCACCTGCGGCTGACATCGCGCCGGGTCGTCCACATGCCCGCCGCTAAAATGTCGGACTGGGCGGTCGACTCGATCGAGTCGAGCTGCAAGTATTTGGATGTATCCAGCTATATGCGGATGGTGAGCTATGCCGGACACGACGCGCAGATGCTCAGCGATTTTGCGCCGACCGGGATGATCTTCGTGCCTTCGGTAGAAGGTCTGAGCCATAATCCGCGTGAATTCACCGAGTGGGAGGACGTCGTACTCGGCGCGAATGTGTTATTACATACGTTGATTGAAATGGCCGAACGGGTGTAG